GGCTCTGAGGAATCGGAGTTGCGGCTGGCCCAGCGGTTCCTGGAGCAGGCGGTCGCAGCAGATTCCGGGCTGGCCGAGGCGCTTCTGCGGCTCGGGCGCGTGACCGGACTGCTCGGCGACCACGACAGGGCCGTCACGGCGCTGTCGAAGGCGGCTGCGGCCATGACCGATCTGCAGCTCCTCTATTACGCCGCGATGTTTCTCGGCCGCGAGCAGGAGGCGCGGGGTCGCCGCGACGCAGCCCGTGAAGAGTTCGAGCGTGCCGCAGGACTTTATCCGGCCGCGCAGTCGCCGTTGCTCGCGCTCAGCCACCTCGCCAGCCGTGAGGGGGATCCTCCCCGCGCTCTGGTCGCCATGGAAAGGGCTCTCACATTGCCGATCAAGGAACTCGAGTGCTTTGATCCATGGTGGACTTATGACGTCGCGCACGTTCGTAACGCGGAGGCGCTCATGATCGAGATGCGCAAGGCGTTCGGAGGGCTCCCCCGATGACGCGTCCCCGGCCCGCGGTACTCATGATTCTTGCTGTTGCCGGGGCGATGTCCGCAGCCGCGCAGCTCCCCACGTTTTCGGTCAGGACGGAAGAGGTTCGGGTTGATGTGCTCGTGACCGACCACGGCAAGCCGGTGCGCGGGCTGACGTCGGCGGATTTCGAAGTGCGCGACAGCGGCGTGCGGCAGCAAATCGAGTTCGCGAGCTTCGAGCAGATTCCCATCAACGCGATCCTGGCGTTTGACCTCAGCGGCAGCGTGGCCGGCGAGCGGCTCGACCATTTGAGAGGTGCGGGCCGTGCGCTCCTCGACAATTTGAAGAAGGACGACCGAGCGGCGCTCGTGATCTTCAGCCATATCCTGGCGCTGGGTTCGGGGCTCACGACCGACCTCGGGCGCGTAAGGCTGGCGCTCGATCAGGCGCAGCCGTTCGGCAATACGTCGGTGATCGATGCGAGCTATGCCGGA
The Terriglobia bacterium genome window above contains:
- a CDS encoding VWA domain-containing protein, with product MILAVAGAMSAAAQLPTFSVRTEEVRVDVLVTDHGKPVRGLTSADFEVRDSGVRQQIEFASFEQIPINAILAFDLSGSVAGERLDHLRGAGRALLDNLKKDDRAALVIFSHILALGSGLTTDLGRVRLALDQAQPFGNTSVIDASYAGLIVGESDAGRPLLIVFSDGLDTSSWLTSDEVLDTAKRGHAVVYSVSAGQLPNMTFLRDLSKFTGGSVFEVESTKNLGAVFLGILEEFRQRYLVTYEPRGVPKDGWHRIEVRVKGRNFTVKARPGYLKGL